In Malassezia vespertilionis chromosome 8, complete sequence, a genomic segment contains:
- a CDS encoding uncharacterized protein (COG:S; TransMembrane:4 (i81-103o142-160i172-192o237-259i); EggNog:ENOG503PAD9), with amino-acid sequence MSKAKVSASDMRPRPKADEWKKKPVEELSLPQRVIISRNVLIPNEEEFEYPKSKGMVPVYSLFSQHMYLLPRAMLPIVARWAYMTATGYTIHPVAMYFLTLAYNAHVVKSFFQHLTTLVKRHGFLDADIPRDSIPETMAGKLFTEFLTGIFVRPLLVILLSYDRYKMPSLSLWLPLQVAIFTLFADFVYYWVHRATHEVSFLWHFHQRHHTTKHPVAYLLGFADEPQEVFDAIGSPILAYLMYPIGYDAMYIWSVYFIATEILGHSGMRAYYPGPLTSTILRPIDCEIAVEDHDLHHRFGWRESYNYGKQSRFWDAMFGTTGERVETHAGNIDYSRGV; translated from the coding sequence ATGTCGAAAGCGAAAGTGTCAGCAAGCGACATGCGCCCACGGCCAAAGGCAGACGAGTGGAAGAAGAAGCCTGTAGAGGAGCTGTCGTTACCGCAAAGAGTCATTATTAGCCGCAATGTGTTGATACCGAACGAGGAAGAATTCGAGTATCCGAAATCGAAAGGCATGGTTCCGGTCTACTCGTTATTTTCGCAGCACATGTACCTGCTGCCTCGCGCGATGCTGCCTATTGTTGCGCGATGGGCATACATGACGGCGACTGGTTATACCATTCACCCTGTTGCCATGTACTTTTTAACGCTAGCTTACAACGCGCACGTGGTCAAATCGTTTTTCCAACATTTGACGACGCTTGTAAAGCGCCATGGATTTTTAGATGCCGACATTCCGCGTGATTCGATTCCCGAGACGATGGCGGGCAAGCTGTTTACGGAGTTTTTGACTGGTATCTTTGTCCGTCCACTTTTGGTAATTTTGCTTTCGTACGACAGGTATAAGATGCCTTCACTGTCACTTTGGCTTCCGTTGCAGGTCGCGATTTTCACCCTGTTTGCCGATTTTGTATATTATTGGGTGCACCGCGCAACACACGAAGTGTCCTTCTTGTGGCATTTCCACCAACGCCACCACACGACCAAGCACCCTGTCGCGTATCTGCTTGGTTTTGCGGACGAGCCGCAAGAGGTATTTGATGCGATCGGTTCACCCATACTGGCGTACTTGATGTATCCGATTGGGTATGATGCAATGTATATTTGGTCAGTGTACTTTATCGCCACGGAAATACTAGGACATTCGGGAATGCGTGCCTACTATCCTGGCCCATTGACATCGACCATCTTGCGCCCAATCGATTGTGAAATTGCCGTTGAAGACCATGATTTGCACCATCGCTTTGGATGGCGTGAGAGCTACAATTATGGAAAACAATCACGTTTCTGGGACGCCATGTTTGGAACGACTGGCGAGCGTGTGGAAACGCATGCGGGCAACATTGACTACTCGCGTGGTGTTTAA
- a CDS encoding uncharacterized protein (TransMembrane:1 (i20-39o)), with amino-acid sequence MSVRTSRGEKAALTRVKLGFMLLVRWAAIVFICIANVWVRSYHWDNDHVLPSTNSSVPHVETRLLSRLYPEWHTFWKKCGEQWPVAARDAIDKVVSLRTKRLEDASYCILMPRCIVDAMKLSQAEKQLLHQALVAASSPQSLLRMWPRYVKAMNYILDVYGNGVHPKEAEDAMMYDPTRTEYLTYVGSLAAHVNGSNAPWDVMRFGVNLLDANMRDNAAQYFDIWEKENRRALERATMLDWDKYEYGCVVVPGMGTIHLDEKLSPMSKLRLRYAITAFHSGQAPFLVVSGGAVHPKLTRNTEAYEMRAWLLEEHGIPEEYIVMEPYARHTTTNLRNAGRVMNVLGQPHKKMLIVTDEMQLSYIMFGVGDAGERDLGYSLGTIGPREGAHGVQFTPSAFVEMVDPTDPLDP; translated from the coding sequence ATGTCTGTGCGCACATCACGTGGAGAAAAGGCGGCGCTCACGCGCGTCAAGCTTGGTTTCATGTTGCTTGTGCGCTGGGCAGCCATTGTTTTTATCTGCATCGCGAACGTATGGGTCAGGTCCTATCACTGGGACAACGATCATGTGTTGCCCAGCACGAACAGTTCTGTGCCGCATGTGGAAACACGGCTGCTGTCCCGGTTGTATCCGGAATGGCACACGTTTTGGAAAAAGTGCGGCGAACAGTGGCCGGTTGCAGCGCGTGATGCCATCGACAAGGTAgtgtcgctgcgcacaaaaCGTTTGGAAGATGCTAGCTACTGTATTCTTATGCCGCGATGCATCGTCGATGCGATGAAGTTGTCACAAGCGGAGAAACAGCTACTACACCAGGCGCTCGTGGCTGCCTCGTCGCCGCAGTCGCTGCTCCGAATGTGGCCTCGGTATGTAAAGGCAATGAATTACATCCTCGATGTGTATGGAAACGGCGTGCATCCCAAGGAAGCCGAAGATGCCATGATGTATGACCCTACCCGTACTGAATACCTTACCTATGTAGGCAGTTTGGCCGCCCATGTAAATGGGTCGAACGCGCCGTGGGACGTGATGCGCTTTGGCGTGAATTTGTTGGACGCCAATATGCGCGATAATGCGGCACAATACTTTGATATTTGGGAGAAGGAAAATAGAAGAGCATTGGAGCGGGCAACGATGCTCGACTGGGACAAGTACGAATACGGCTGTGTTGTCGTCCCGGGGATGGGCACGATTCATCTCGACGAGAAACTTTCCCCTATGAGCAAGCTCAGACTCCGCTACGCAATCACTGCTTTCCATTCTGGACAGGCACCATTTTTGGTCGTGTCTGGTGGCGCCGTACATCCCAAATTGACAAGAAATACAGAGGCTTATGAAATGCGAGCATGGCTCTTGGAGGAGCACGGGATCCCAGAGGAGTATATTGTAATGGAGCCGTACGCGCGGCATACTACGACCAACTTGCGCAATGCGGGCCGCGTAATGAACGTGCTTGGTCAGCCGCATAAGAAGATGCTTATCGTCACGGATGAGATGCAGCTGTCCTACATTATGTTTGGCGTGGGTGACGCTGGCGAGCGGGATCTTGGGTATAGCTTGGGCACAATCGGTCCAAGAGAAGGAGCGCATGGGGTACAGTTTACGCCCTCTGCATTCGTCGAGATGGTCGACCCAACAGATCCGCTAGACCCCTGA
- a CDS encoding uncharacterized protein (TransMembrane:4 (i67-83o89-107i171-191o232-252i); COG:S; EggNog:ENOG503PAD9), whose protein sequence is MTVAASKKDERPREGADSWKHKPVSEQSMIEYLLIKRNILIPSADEFKYPKPTGKVPVNLEWEQQKRLFPVAILPILARWLFMKTTGYSVNPIVLYLLTIVYNQLFVRRHYKYLISLSKKHGFLDGEVGRDALPENMTWKVFREFAQGALVRPLMVFVLAYNRYELPHLSLWLPVQLAIFTLIADFVYYWAHRATHEVTSLWRYHQRHHTTKHPVAYLLGFADEPQEVFDALVSPVLAFLMYPLGFDALYMWSLYFNSVEIMGHAGIRAYMPAILTSPLLRPFGLELVLEDHDLHHRFGWRDSYNYGKQSMFWDNIFGTMGERVETAEANVDYSLTV, encoded by the coding sequence ATGACTGTTGCAGCAAGTAAGAAAGATGAAAGACCCCGCGAAGGTGCGGATAGCTGGAAGCACAAGCCGGTATCGGAACAGTCGATGATCGAATATCTGCTCATAAAGAGAAATATACTGATACCAAGCGCGGATGAGTTTAAATACCCCAAGCCGACCGGAAAGGTGCCAGTCAACTTGGAATGGGAGCAGCAGAAGCGCCTGTTTCCAGTCGCCATTTTGCCTATTCTCGCGCGGTGGCTATTTATGAAGACAACAGGGTATTCGGTTAACCCGATTGTTCTGTACCTACTTACTATTGTGTACAACCAATTATTTGTTCGGCGGCATTACAAGTACCTTATTTCGCTGAGCAAAAAGCATGGATTCTTGGATGGTGAAGTGGgtcgcgacgcgcttccTGAAAACATGACGTGGAAGGTTTTTCGTGAgtttgcgcaaggcgcgttGGTGCGCCCGCTCATGGTGTTTGTTCTCGCGTACAACCGGTATGAGCTGCCTCACCTGTCCCTCTGGCTCCCCGTTCAGCTTGCAATCTTTACGTTGATTGCAGACTTTGTGTATTATTGGGCCCATCGTGCAACGCATGAGGTTACTTCTCTCTGGAGGTATCACCAACGCCACCACACGACCAAGCACCCTGTCGCATATCTGCTTGGCTTTGCGGATGAACCGCAAGAGGTTTTCGATGCGCTTGTGTCGCCGGTGCTTGCCTTCTTGATGTATCCACTTGGATTTGATGCATTGTATATGTGGTCGCTGTACTTTAACAGCGTCGAGATTATGGGACACGCTGGCATACGCGCGTACATGCCCGCGATTCTCACTTCGCCACTGCTGCGCCCCTTTGGGCTCGAATTGGTATTGGAGGACCACGATTTGCACCATCGGTTTGGCTGGCGCGATAGCTACAATTATGGTAAACAGTCCATGTTTTGGGACAACATTTTTGGAACTATGGGCGAACGCGTGGAAACCGCCGAGGCAAACGTGGACTACAGCCTCACCGTGTGA
- a CDS encoding uncharacterized protein (COG:G; EggNog:ENOG503NYNM; TransMembrane:8 (i21-42o48-71i78-95o152-176i298-317o357-378i398-418o462-486i)) translates to MSPLKSTLKNNLKENGEQICNARYGVISSAGALINVIYPFISGILIDFYGPSLVCMLCSIFALVGNIVLAVGAQRDSFTVVLGGQIIAGFGLITLNSCKYRLYAHWFSGSVKSGPGHMALVIGLDIGVNRIYNTIGKQSAVPIMNDAGQANWYWAFWFGAILCAFSFVVNIAYLILEFKLPASLRVKTGYMLARAEARKSGLLTKHKSGYVVMKEQLRQIWRSLYNLPAAYWLICCTQILQSGTIDAYASNSPELIQVTRGVSTEVAAYQGGLDQVIPIVLSPVFGFLIDQFGKRHYLISYTAAIYILAYALLAYTWNVSALAPVLLSSLALSSNDIPFEATIPLIVSSKTSLGAAYGGWAAFYSSGTVIMDVSTGAIQNHSLGVKHVDPKHQYDDMFYFLIAIKCVGVLNGFLYLYLDKRYLGNVMGLSERARIAKEAKEQKEKRIAGRKDDKLLVHRGSWTIAGVFMYLALAITSYVIFIYYSVAKERCR, encoded by the coding sequence ATGAGTCCGCTAAAGTCGACCCTCAAGAACAACCTCAAGGAGAATGGCGAGCAGATTTGCAATGCGCGGTACGGTGTCATTTCGTCCGCGGGCGCACTGATCAATGTTATATACCCGTTCATTTCCGGTATATTGATCGACTTTTACGGCCCATCCCTTGTGTGCATGCTCTGCAGCATATTCGCACTGGTCGGAAACATTGTGCTCGCAGTAGGAGCACAGCGGGATTCCTTCACTGTAGTTCTTGGCGGCCAAATCATTGCTGGGTTTGGTCTGATTACGCTGAACTCTTGCAAGTACAGGCTATATGCACACTGGTTTTCCGGCTCTGTAAAGTCTGGACCAGGACACATGGCGCTGGTCATCGGCTTGGATATTGGCGTGAACCGCATATACAACACGATTGGAAAGCAAAGCGCGGTTCCTATAATGAACGATGCGGGCCAGGCAAATTGGTACTGGGCGTTTTGGTTTGGCGCTATACTTTGTGCCTTCTCTTTCGTGGTGAATATTGCGTATTTGATACTCGAGTTCAAACTTCCCGCCAGCCTGCGCGTCAAGACTGGCTACATGCTGGCACGCGCGGAAGCACGCAAATCAGGTCTTCTCACCAAGCACAAGTCCGGCTACGTTGTCATGAAAGAGCAACTACGACAGATATGGCGCTCGCTTTACAATCTACCTGCAGCGTATTGGCTCATATGCTGTACTCAAATCCTCCAATCTGGCACGATTGACGCGTACGCCAGCAATAGTCCCGAGCTGATCCAGGTGACTCGTGGCGTAAGTACAGAGGTTGCAGCGTACCAGGGCGGCTTGGACCAGGTGATTCCTATTGTTCTTTCACCCGTGTTTGGCTTCTTGATCGACCAATTTGGCAAACGACACTACCTGATCTCGTACACAGCGGCCATCTACATTTTGGCGTACGCACTGCTGGCATATACCTGGAATGTAAgtgcgcttgcgcccgTGCTGCTTTCCTCACTGGCGCTCTCCAGCAACGATATACCCTTTGAAGCTACAATTCCACTCATTGTCTCATCCAAGACATCTCTGGGCGCCGCGTACGGGGGCTGGGCTGCATTTTATTCGTCAGGCACGGTGATCATGGACGTCTCGACCGGTGCGATCCAAAACCACAGTCTTGGAGTAAAGCACGTTGATCCCAAACACCAGTATGACGACATGTTTTATTTCCTGATTGCAATCAAGTGTGTGGGGGTTCTTAATGGTTTTCTGTATTTGTATTTGGACAAGCGTTATTTGGGCAATGTGATGGGTCTCAGTGAAcgagcgcgcatcgcgaaAGAGGCCAAGGAGCAAAAGGAAAAAAGAATAGCTGGGCGCAAGGATGACAAGCTATTGGTGCACAGGGGCTCGTGGACGATCGCTGGCGTATTTATGTACCTAGCACTGGCCATCACGTCGTACGTCATCTTCATCTACTACTCTGTCGCAAAAGAACGATGTCGCTAG
- a CDS encoding formate dehydrogenase (COG:C; EggNog:ENOG503NWKW) has translation MFKLTSTALSRVAQQARVRTFATTARTSDKVLAVLYDGGEAAKRQPKLLACTENELGFRKWLEDSGHELVVTSDKEGPNSTFVKELATADILITTPFHPAYLTAELIEKAPKLKYCVTAGVGSDHIDLEAANKRKLGVYEVTGSNVTSVAEHAVMTMLVLVRNFVPAHYQYTTQKGWNVADIAQNSYDIQDKVVGTVGIGRIGRLILQRLRPFGMKDMLYYDYNKLDQETETALGCRYVDSIEKLVSQCDIVTLNVPLYEGTKGIFNKELISKMKPGAWLINTARGALTVKEDIAAALESGQLNGYGGDVSYPQPAPAEYPWRTMVNTWNPKEGGGNAMTPHISGTSLDAQLRYAAGTKQILDNIWSGRPQLDKDIIVENGKYVSPAYGQHH, from the coding sequence ATGTTCAAGCTTACCTCCACTGCCCTTTCTCGCGTTGCCCAGCAGGCCCGTGTTCGTACCTTTGCAACCACCGCTCGTACGAGTGACAAGGTGCTCGCCGTCCTCTACGACGGTGGTGaggccgccaagcgccagCCCAAGCTTCTTGCTTGCACCGAGAACGAGCTTGGCTTCCGCAAATGGCTTGAGGACAGCGGTCACGAGCTCGTCGTCACCTCTGATAAGGAAGGCCCCAACTCGACTTTTGTGAAGGAGCTCGCCACCGCCGACATTCTCATTACTACACCTTTCCATCCTGCCTATCTTACTGCAGAGCTCATTGAGAAAGCCCCTAAGCTTAAGTATTGTGTCACTGCTGGTGTTGGCTCTGACCACATTGACCTCGAGGCCGccaacaagcgcaagcttggTGTGTATGAGGTCACTGGCTCCAACGTCACCTCTGTGGCTGAACACGCCGTCATGACCATGTTGGTGCTTGTCCGCAACTTTGTGCCCGCCCACTACCAGTACACCACGCAAAAGGGCTGGAACGTTGCTGACATTGCCCAGAACTCATACGATATTCAGGACAAGGTCGTGGGTACTGTGGGTATTGGCCGTATCGGCCGTCTTATCCTTCAGCGTCTCCGTCCATTCGGCATGAAAGATATGCTCTACTACGACTACAATAAGCTCGACCAAGAGACCGAGACTGCTCTTGGCTGCCGCTACGTCGACTCTATTGAGAAGCTTGTATCCCAGTGCGACATTGTTACCCTCAATGTTCCTCTGTACGAGGGTACCAAGGGCATCTTTAACAAGGAGCTCATAAGCAAGATGAAGCCCGGCGCGTGGCTCATCAACACTGCGCGTGGCGCCCTCACTGTCAAGGAGGACATTGCTGCCGCCCTCGAAAGCGGTCAGCTTAACGGCTACGGTGGGGACGTCTCGTATCCCCAGCCTGCTCCCGCAGAGTACCCGTGGCGCACCATGGTCAACACTTGGAACCCCAAGGAAGGTGGCGGTAACGCTATGACCCCTCATATTTCTGGTACATCTCTTGACGCCCAGCTGCGCTACGCTGCAGGTACCAAGCAGATCCTCGACAATATTTGGAGCGGCCGTCCTCAGCTTGACAAGGACATTATTGTCGAAAACGGCAAATACGTCTCGCCGGCCTACGGCCAGCACCACTAG